In the Triticum aestivum cultivar Chinese Spring chromosome 2B, IWGSC CS RefSeq v2.1, whole genome shotgun sequence genome, TGCATGATTCTGCCCAGACGTACAGATTTCTTAATTAAGATGTGTCTTAAGTCCTAAGCAAGCACATGCATGTTAGGTATAGTACTGTTATCATGAGATGGCAATAGAAAGTAAAATATATACTCACAAACAAGACGGTGGTTATCATCTCTGTGGTTAGAGGGGATTCCAGCGTGTCCTCCTCCTGCCGTGTGAGCAACACGTCTAGCAGCCCCTCATCGTAGGTGCTGCCGTTACTAGCAGCTCTCGCAGCCTTGCGCTCGTCGATGACGTCGGTGATGATGCGTTGCATGACATCGCGGCTGCTCTTAACGCGGCGCTCCTCGCTGCTCAACCACCGCACGAGCCTCGAGGATGGGAAGAGGTCGATGAGGAAGAAGCCTCCCAGCAGGTCCATGATCCTGTTGGATGCATGGATGAAATCCTCCTGCTGGCTGAACTTGCCGCCGAAGATCGCCCGTGCCACGACGTCATTGCTCAGCACCGCCACCTTCTGGCTGACGTTGAGGGTGGCGCCAGCTGACCCTGTCATGGAGCAGAGGAGGCTGCCCATCTCCTCGGCCCGGACGCTCTCCATGCGCCTCACCTGCTTGGAACTGAGGAGCTCCGTGACGCACACCTTGCGCATGTGGCGCCAGTGGTCGCCGTAGGGGGCGAAGGTGACGCCCTTGCCACCAAAGCCGACGATGTCCTGCATCCCGGTGGTCCGCCGGTTCGCGAACTGGAGGTCGCCGGCCTTCATCATCTGTCCCACCGCCTCCTTGCTGGAGACCACCATGGTGGGGATCTCACCAAGCTGCAGGTACATTATCGGTCCGTGCCGGCGACACAGCTGTGTCATGGTGCGGTGCGGGAGGATGCTGACGACGTGGTGGAGGCTGCCGATGATGGGGAGTCTCCATGGCCCTGGAGGCAGTGGCTGCTTCTTACCACCGGAGAGCTTGAAAAACCAAAGGGCCAGTAGCGTGGATAGTGCTATCAAACTGAAGGGCAACCACCCCTCCATCTCCATGATTTGCGTGGGAGAAGCTCGGCGTCCATCAGCTTAGTAATATAGCCAACTACCATCTTCTGTATGGCTGGCAGAAGAATAGAAAATGTGGGAATGTCTAGAGCACATCTGGATGTGCTTTAGTTATTGCACGTCTAAGTTACTGAATCAatcataaaaagaaaaaaaaagaaaatacccACACGAACCTCCCGGTAAGATCAATGGCACTggacttttttttttgcgaaaaactgTCGATCTATTCATCTACACTCAATGACACTGGACTTAGATGTACAATagttatggcacatctagatgtactTTAACAAAACTGAATAGGAAATCGAGCTGCTGGGTTAGGTTGCATAGCGGAGGACGCTGATGGAGGAGGAAGGTGCCGTAGAGCTCGGCTTGGTTCCCGAGCTGCTAGACCGTAGCCCATTATATTAAATCCATGCAAAAGAACAATGTTATTGAGTCCGAAAAACTGCTCCACAGACGACAAAACGTGGACAATGACGTGTGGACGACTACAAATCCAGCGGCCGTTGCTCCGCTGTGGACATGCATATGTGCGGCCCGATCATCACTGTCGTTCAACAGTCATCTGAATTTTGTCGTCTGTATAGCAATGTTCGATTGAGTCAGCATGCACTAATGAAAGCCGGTAGGTGAGTGGATGGACATGGCAATATCATACCGCGTAGTATATATGTTAATTAGCACAATATCATATCACGTACTATGTTAATTAGCATGATAATGGCCGCCACCGCTTTGTCGCTCTTAGGCGAGTGGATGGACATGGCAATATCATAGCACGTTAATTAGCATGATCATGGTCGTCACTGGTTGGTGGGGAAAAACATCAAGAGAAGACCACTCTTATTTACGCAAAACCACCACATTTAAGACTAGAGCAACAACTTGATATCACATTTGTATCAGGGCATAAGAAACCACCAACTCTGCTCTAATCTATAACGAAGAACACTGATTGTATGATAAGCTCGCAAAAACAACGAAACTAACAAAGATAGCCCCACCTGTTGGAATGACGTGGCGAAGACCAAATTTTTTGACCGGCTGATGTGGCAAATAAGATATGAGCCCCACTTGTCAATGACTAGGTGGTCACCTTCTTCACGTCTGTCTTTCAACGCGGCATTTCATCGAACAACTTTTGGGCGTGAATCCGTTTCCTCTCGGTGGAGAGCATGGGCAACGGCAGCTCATCTGCCTCTCCATGGAGCGCCGACGGGGTAGGTGTTGAGCAGCCATGGATGCCTGTAGATCCTCTCTCCGCCGCGCGCCGAGCTCGCCCGCGAGCATGCCGCCCCATTGCCGGGGGTCTATCGTTCCACGCACGTAGTCGACCTGCCGGTGGAGCTAGCACCGCGCAGCCCCTACTGACTGTGGCTGCTAACGTCGAGCACACACACACCAACGTGGTGGTGGCGGCCGGAGCATCACGACGTGGTGCACAGTGACCAGGGGAGGCCGCACGTTGTCTAGCGACTAGCGAGGGCGGTGAGCGGCGCTGTACATCGACACGAAGAACAGCGGGGCCGAGGCCCAAGGTGCGGGAGCTGCTCGTTGGCAGCGGTTGTATGCGAAGACTACACAGGACGCGCATGACCAGTGAGGCCAATTCTGGCGAGCTCGCCCGCTGTTCGTTCTTTGTTCATGGCAAGACCCTCACGCCACTTTCTCTAATTATGTGCGCCTAAGACCTCCTCTAACATCCTCAGTGCTCCTGCGCCGTTCAATTTTGTACCGGGGAGGCCGAGGGGAGAACCCTTCTTTTATTGTCGCCAGTCGTCTGCCGAGCAAGACGATGCTTCCCCTCGCTTGCTCGTGTCTGAGGAGAGGATGTTCACAGCGGGGTAGGAGTTGATGTCGTCAGCGGAGCTCAGCTCCTTGGCCGTGTCCTCTGTGCGGGAGGTGGACTGCAAGGGCAAGCATGAGGAAGCACGCCACCGCTCTTCGGCCGCCCAGAAGGTGCTCGATGGAATGGTTCATAAAAAGAGTGATACGAAGAAGACCTTCTAGTCATTGACAGATGGGGCCTGTGTCTCATTTGCCACATCAGCCGGTCAAAAAAATTGGTCTTCACCATGTCAGCCTGATAGGTGGGACCAACTTGTCAGTTTTGCTGATTTCCTGAACTTATCAGACAATCAGTGCTCTCCGTTATAGATTAGACACAGAGTTTGTGGTTTTTTGTGCCCTGGCACAAATGTGAtatcaagttgttaccctagcctcaAATGTGATGGTTTGCATAAATAACTCCTTCGATGCAGAGGCCACGACTTTGTTCCCCATTTGAAAAAAGTTGTTTGTACTTACCTTTACTGGAGGGCAGGATCCTCTTCCAGTTCATAAAGTAGTAGAACTAATTCACCATGTGTATGTGCAAAATTACATATGAGAAGCCGTCGCGATGAGACTCGGTTTGGTTTACATAGGTGAGACGTCtaaaacatatctataattttttattttgttgcacACTTGTTTTATACCTTTGTTACATGATTCTACCATAATTTTATAGCATTTCCATGGACTAACCTATTGAGACGGTGGGGGTCGTGGCGTGGGAGGCGAAGCTTGGGACGGGTATGAGGACGGAGACTGAAGATGGCGGCGAGACGCATCGCGTGTGCGTGTGGGAAaggtggggcggctagggttctcaGTATCTCATCCAATCATACGCTCTCCTCACCTTCAAGCCCAACTGAGCCACCCATAGCCCGCCACAGGGGCCAGCACATGAAATTTCGTGAATCCCCTTGGTGGGCAGTTAAAATTACGGCGGTGGTACGATTTTTCTACTGCAGAAGGCCAGCACCGGGTGCTCTCCCAGGCACTGTCGCTGACAGGCACGGCCCACGATCGTCGGACCCCACTATTCAGAGAGATACGATTAAAATCCTGGAGTGAAAAACTAATGTTACTATTCATTGTCCATCATCCGGTTTTGATCCAACGGCCTGGATCGTTTCAGTTTGAGATCAAACGATTGGAATTATTTTGGACAGGCAATCCGACGGTCAAAAATCCCAAAGCCCTGAGAGAGCCCCATTGCAGACATGAATCTTACTATGAGATACCAACAGCAACATACGTGAGTGGAATATACTGTAGCTCTCGAAGCTCGTTTACATAACATTAAAGCAGAATGGGAAGCCTAGAAACATGGAATGGAAGAGAGAAGTACAAAAAAGGCCAAGAGGCGCAGAGGAAGCGAGGGAGATCTTCAACACTTGTTATACTCTGCTTTTGATCTATCTGACGAGGAAGCTGTTGGTTTGGCAGT is a window encoding:
- the LOC123042852 gene encoding desmethyl-deoxy-podophyllotoxin synthase, producing the protein MEMEGWLPFSLIALSTLLALWFFKLSGGKKQPLPPGPWRLPIIGSLHHVVSILPHRTMTQLCRRHGPIMYLQLGEIPTMVVSSKEAVGQMMKAGDLQFANRRTTGMQDIVGFGGKGVTFAPYGDHWRHMRKVCVTELLSSKQVRRMESVRAEEMGSLLCSMTGSAGATLNVSQKVAVLSNDVVARAIFGGKFSQQEDFIHASNRIMDLLGGFFLIDLFPSSRLVRWLSSEERRVKSSRDVMQRIITDVIDERKAARAASNGSTYDEGLLDVLLTRQEEDTLESPLTTEMITTVLFDMFGAATDSTSTTLEWAMSELVNHREVMAKAQLEVREVLGPDRAIIASSDLAELHYMRMVIKETFRLHPPAPLLNRTNEEDCKIMGHDMLKGTNIYINVLAISQDPQYWDNPEEFNPERFENSNMDYNGTCFEFTPFGFGRRLCPGITFASSIFEMALANFLYHFDWMLPDGAISESVDMSEKFGLIVRRSSDLHLRAIPHLCFKAMEI